The region GGTCCCAGCCAGACAACATCGCGGGTAATCTGGGCGGCCGGATTATGCTCGACGCCGTCGTAATGGGTAATCCGCACCTTGTGGCCGTGGGTATGCAGCGCGATCCCCTCGGCTCCCCCGTTCAGCACACGCAGCTTCACGTCCTGGTCGGGCCTGACGACGACCAGCGACTCTCGTATGGTGTACGGAAACGAACGGCCGTTGAGAACAAAATAATCAGGCGTCTGATCGGTAATATCGTAACGGCGGTTGGTCGCCTCGGCCACTAACCGAGGATCGTTGGCCGTTTGAATCAGCTCGTGCAGGCTACGGTCCAGATCCTGATAGTGCAGGTCGTACTCGCGGTCATAGGTCTGGCGAACAGCACGCGACGAAAAGCGCACCTGCCCGGCGCCCGGGTTGAGCGTCTGCACCCAGTTGTCAGGCTGGTTTTCCTCAACCACAAACATACCCTGCAGGCCCATCAAAATATGGACGTTGGGTTGCACGTGACAGTGATAGAACATGGTCCCGGTCTGGCGCGGAGTCAGATCATAGGTCCGGCTCTGGCCCGGCAGCACCGGCAGCTCACTGGCGATGGGCACGCCGTCGTTCCCCTCTCCAGCGCTGTCCACAAACGGGTGGTCAACCCCGTGGAGATGAATCGTATGGGGCAGATAGTGGGTGTTTTCCAGGGTCAGCCGCAGTCGGTCGCCCTGTTCCACCCGGATGACCGGGGCCGGGGCGCGCAGGCTGGGATGGGCCACATCGGTGTCAAAGTTTTCGGTCGCCATGCCGCGTGTCTTGGGGGCGAAGACCCATAGTCCGGGCTGCACCCCGGGAGCGATGGCATAGCGCGGAAAGGGCCCTGGCACATCCGGCGAACGGCCGTTGAGTTCGGCCACCTCAAGCCGGACGTGAATCACATCCGGGTCTCCGTCTCCGTCCCGGTCCTCGTCTTTGACCACCGTCGTCGGAGTCAGCCGGGTCTGCATCAGGACGGCCATCGGCACATTATTAGTTCCTCTGACAAAGGCGGCCACCTCGGCCGGATTGTCCGGCTCACACACCAGCGACTCCTCAACCGTCACGCCGGCCACGACTTGTTGTGGACGCCAGTCCGGGCGGGGGGTGGGGCAGAAGGGCTCGACCGGGCCGAGAGCTACGTCTGTGGTGTCCGGCGGCCGCCGATAGGAGGATTCTCCGAAAGAAGCATACAGCCAGTCTTGAACAGTCTGGGGTAACCAGGAACGCGGCAGCACAAAAATCACGCTGCCGAGAAAGACCAGTATCAGCACGGATACCGTCAGGAGGCGAAGCCGAGACATAGCAACTCATATGTACGGGGAGATGACGACGGAGGAAAGGGGGGCAGCCTCAGCCTTTCAGCAGCGTGAGCGGCGGCTTCCTTTTATTCAGGAATAAGAAATAGCCGCCTAGCGCGCCAACACACAGGCCACCCAGCGCCAACAGGAGCTGAGCCGACCAGCGTCCAACGCGAAACGCAAACGTGATCTGCTGATGCGGGTTCTCCAAGGTCACAACCGCCGCGTAGCGGCCCGGCGTACCAAAGGTGAGTTCGGCGTTCAGCACTCCGTTCAGATATGTCTGAGCCGGGATGTGGAGCAGGGTACGGGGCTCGGCCGTGGTGCCGGTTTCCACCACTCGCAGGCTCGCCGGGCGCTTGCGGACGACCTCGTCAATCAGATCAAACACAAGGATGGTGCTGCCAACCTGGGGCAGGCGGGTACAGAACTCCTGGCTTGGACTGAACTCGGGTTGATAGGCGACAAAATGAATCAACGACGGACCGGCCCGCTCGACACAGGAATCCTGCTCAATCCCGACCCCACCGTGCGCCCACAGCGAAAGCGGCATGAGCAGCGCGGTGGCCGGCCAGACGAACGACAGGACAATGCCGATCCGCCCCACCATACACCGCCTCTCCGACCAAGGACCTATGGCAGATACCGGGGGGTGAAGCGGGTGGGGATCACGCTTGAACGGACCGTGACCAACTCCTGCTCGCCGGTCGCATTCTCAAACTGGATCACTCCGGCGATATACTGCTGCGGGGCGCTGAGCGGAATCAGGCGTTCGACCCCGAATATGGTGCTTGAGATAGTGAGCCGCAGGTCTTGGCTTTCGCCCGGTCCGATTGCCACATCGGGGTCGACATCAAGCGGACCGACAAAATCGCGCGGGCCGGCAGTAGCCTGTTCCTGTTCGCCGCCGTTGACGAAGCTGGCCATCGCCATCGTATATTTCTTTAGCCTGATCGGGCTGTCGGCAACGTTGGTGACCCGGACATCCATCTCCAGCGTCTCGGTCCCCTCGTCAAACGTCGCCCCGCTGGCCCGCACTTCGGCCATTTTCGGCCCCGACGAGATGAACGCCGGCGTGAACCAGTCGGTCTGTTGGGGCCATCTGACTGGATAACTGGTCGCGGCATACGTCCAGCCCGCCACCAGCATGATAAGCGCGGCCCCGGCAATCACATTCATCCACATATGGTCACGCGGTGTGATCAGCCCCAGGTCGGGCGCGTCATCGTTGGGCGGAATCTGGAGGGTCACCGCCAGATTGGTGACCGTCCTTTTGGTCAGGGTCCAGTAGAACATCCAGACCAAACCCAGCCCGAAGCCGAGAAACGACCACCAGACGACAAAGCTCCCGCCATAACTCCCCAGCTCGATAGTCTCGCCGCTCATCAGGGTGACCGGAAATTCGAGCGGCGTGGGGCTTGGCGCCACGCTGACCCATTCGGCCGGGCCGATGAGAGTCCCTGTTCCGTGGATGGCGATCCCGGGATGGACGTGCCAGTCGCCGGGTTCCTTGCCAATGATCACCATGCGGAACTCGTAGATCCCACCCTTTTCGACAAAGAATGAGCCGATCGAGGCTTCGCCGTTGACCGTCCGCTCCTTGAGCATAAACACCGGTCCGGGAACCACCGGGATGATGGAAGCGATCTCCGGGGTGTAGAGGGTGTGCGGCCAAGTCTCCAGGATCTTGACCCTGCCGGTGATGGTGACCGGGTCGCCGACCTGGATTTCGGTCGGCGACACCGACACGTCGAAAAATGCGGTCGTCATATTCTTCAGGAACGGTTCATCCGCAGCCTCACCATGCGCAAACGCCCGAGGAACACCGATCACAACCGCCCAGCCGATAAGCGCAAGGCTGAGCAAGACCTGTCCGGTCCGCTTAGTCATCGACCAGTCTCCTCTCTATCACGCGCAGGCGCGGTTTCTGCTTAATCCGAATAGTGTCCGGCTCGGTCGGCTCAAACGCCGGGAGCTTGGGAGTTCGGCTGGCGGGCCACAGCACAATCAGCCAGTAGCACCCCAGACCGAGCAGGATGGCGGTCACCACCGGAGGGGCCATCTCGTCCAAGCCTATGCCGTGGGCGTGGCCGAGTGCGGGTGTTGTGAGCAGAATCGCCAGGCT is a window of Desulfurellaceae bacterium DNA encoding:
- a CDS encoding multicopper oxidase domain-containing protein; this encodes MSRLRLLTVSVLILVFLGSVIFVLPRSWLPQTVQDWLYASFGESSYRRPPDTTDVALGPVEPFCPTPRPDWRPQQVVAGVTVEESLVCEPDNPAEVAAFVRGTNNVPMAVLMQTRLTPTTVVKDEDRDGDGDPDVIHVRLEVAELNGRSPDVPGPFPRYAIAPGVQPGLWVFAPKTRGMATENFDTDVAHPSLRAPAPVIRVEQGDRLRLTLENTHYLPHTIHLHGVDHPFVDSAGEGNDGVPIASELPVLPGQSRTYDLTPRQTGTMFYHCHVQPNVHILMGLQGMFVVEENQPDNWVQTLNPGAGQVRFSSRAVRQTYDREYDLHYQDLDRSLHELIQTANDPRLVAEATNRRYDITDQTPDYFVLNGRSFPYTIRESLVVVRPDQDVKLRVLNGGAEGIALHTHGHKVRITHYDGVEHNPAAQITRDVVWLGPAQRLDLHLRTVNDGLHNYGPGVWLLHDHKEKGVTTNGINPGGNISAIVYESFLTESGWPKTQGMDWTPFFSPAYYQKNIPIWGALDDAGLLGQAGSQRLGWVYAALLGLVGGLLLGGVAAGARAVFRRPRRG